ACATTTCAACATCAGCATGAAGAAAACGTAAACGATCCGGAGTCATTTTTCTAATGCGATTAAAGTTCGCTTCATCTAATAGGACACGTTGTTCAGCCAATTGGATCATCGCGGGCGCAATATCAATTGCAGTAATGCTCGCACTGGGCCATTCCGTGACTAGAATCTCGGTCAGCGCCCCCGTGCCGCAGCCGATCTCAACAATGTGGGGCCCGGCTATGTTACTTTTGTTCTTCCACCCTAAGAAAGATTTTGCAAGCCGATCTGACATCAAACGCTGAACATGAGCGTGAGCGTCATACGAATTGGCACTACGGTTAAATTGACGTCGGATATCACTTATCCTGCTGCTCATGCCACCATCTCCTAAGTTCATTAGCTATTTGGTCTTCCCTTCCTAAGAACGGGGCATGCCCGCAGGCAGGTATCGTCAATAGCTTTGCTTTTGGTAACTGGGCGATAAGCTCCAATGCAGCGCCATAAGGACAAATACTATCCTCAGTCCCGTGCACAAGAAATACTGGACAAGTGATGCTCTTCAGCTGAGACAAGCATTCCTCGCTTCGCAAGACTTGAAGACCTGCGATTAGCGCTGGGTTTGTCCAGCTACCGATTGAGGGAAGACATTCGCCTAGATGAGTCTTCCATTCTGACTCAGTGAACATCAGCTGTCGGAACTTTGATTCAACGCCTTGCCGATCCTTAACGAGCCCTGTAATCATTTTCCTAACGTATATATCTGCCCAACCGAGGTCAGACTCCTCTTTGGACCTCGTAAATTGAGCAGTTGCCCCGAACAACACAAGGCCATCAGCGAACCCTTGGATCGCTAGTCTCAGTGCCAGTAAACCTCCGAGAGACCATCCTCCGATCAACAGTGGACCGTGGAAAGCCTTTGTCCTACAAGCCTCTCCATCCAAATACAGAAGTTTTTTTACTGCTCTTTCAGTCAAGAGCAGCATTTCCTCTGGAGAATCAGCATCACTGTAATCTACAGAAATATGATGGAAATCCGGAAGTAACTCACGAGTCCGATCGAATATCGTATCCGGCATACTCCATCCGCACAGCCATAAAATGGTGCCGCTTGTCTGTGGCTGAGTTTTCACTGAATCAAAATCCAATGTAATCATGGACTCAACACCCGTAGTCGAAGTCCGATGCTGTGGATGCGTTCGGCTGCATTGATCAACTCCTTATCAGTGTGAACGGCTGATAAGGAAAAGCGAATGCGCGCTGTGCCATCAGGCACAGTAGGTGGACGGATGGCAACTGCTATGATCCCCTCTTCTTCTAGCGCTCGGCTGAAGCGTAAGGCCGTATCGTTATCGCCGACGATTAAAGGTACGATTGGGGAGTTGCCTGCACCGATGTTAAACCCGGCGTCACAAAGCGAGGACCGAAATAACCCGGCTGCCGCATAAAGCCTTTCTCGACGCCAGTGTTCCTTTTGTACCAAATCTAACGACTTTGAAATGCCAGCTACGATAGAAGGTGGCAACGCAGTTGAATAGATGAGCGGTCTAGCCTTGTTCACCAGCCATCGAATTAGCGTGCGGCTACCACAAATATAAGCGCCATAGACACCGAAGGATTTGCTGAATGTTCCCATATGAATATCCACATCATTCTGCAGCCCGAGCTCATGACACAATCCCTCGCCTCGCCCCCCGTAGATTCCCCCACTATGTGCCTCATCCACCATCAGCATCGCTCCGTACTCGCGTTTAAGCTCAGCTAGCACACGCAATGGAGCCTGATCGCCATCCATGGAGAAAACAGAGTCTGTAACGATCAGCTTACGCCTTTTATCACGATACTTGTTTAATAGCGTACGCAAATGTTCCATATCGTTATGACGGTACCGAGCATGCTCCGCACGGCTCAATACAATGCCGTCCACCATACTCGCATGGTTCAACTTATCGCTGAAAACAACATCTCCTCGGTCTACTAGTGCACTAATAACACCTGAATTAGCCATATATCCATTAGCAAAAACTAGCGCAGCTTCGCAGTTTTGCCAATCGGTCAGTGCTTCTTCTAGTCGACGATAAGACATGTGGTTACCTGTTACATGGCGTGAAGCTCCTGAGCCAGCTCCTTCCGTAAGCAGAGCCTCACGCATCACTTCAAGTATCGCAGGATGCTGGGAGAGTCCAAGATAGTCATTGGACGACATGTTGAGTAACACTTGTTCTCCGCGCAACGTATAGCCAGGAGATCCCGACACTGAGTTACTTGTACGCAAGGAACGCTCCAACGAAGCATCAGCCATTAATTCAAGCTCTTTTTCCATCCAGTACATCGTTGGCACCGCCTTAAAGGGCATTTAATTCAATCTCAAAGCCCAAATCCTCAATAATTTGATGATCAGCGGTAACGTCTTGGCCTGCTGTCGTTAAATAATCACCCACAAAGAGTGAATTTGCGGCGAACAGCGATAAGGGCTGCAGCGTACGGAGGTTGACCTCTCGACCACCTGCCACGCGGATTTCTTTAGAAGGACAAATGAAACGAAATAGAGCTAGTACCTTCAACGCTTTCATAGATGGCGTGCGGCCTGCATGCTCCAGAGGTGTTCCAGGTATCGCGTTCAGAAAATTGATCGGAATCGAATCCGCATCTAGCTCGCGGAGTGCATATGCCATTTCAACAATTTCTTGATTTGTCTCACCCATGCCGATAATGACACCAGAGCAAGGGGACATGCCGTGTAACTTTACCTTCTCCACCGTTTCAACACGTTGATCATAGGTATGGGTCGTCGTGATGGAAGGATAGTTGGCCTTACTGGTGTTCAAATTGTGGTTATAGCGATGTACGCCAGCTTCAGCAAGACGTTCGGCTTGATCGTCCTTGAGAATACCCAAGCATGCACAAATTTTCAGTGGCATTGTTTGACGGATTTCTCTAACCGCTTCCACTACTTGATCCAGCTCCTTGTTTGTTGGACCTTTCCCAGCCGCTACAATGCAATAGGTTCCGGCTTTGCGTGCCATCGCTTCACGTGCGCCTGAAAGCAACGTGTCTTTATCAAGCAGGGTGTATTTTTTAACCGGGGCCGTCGAAACAATCGATTGCGAGCAGTAGCCACAGTCCTCCGGGCAAAGGCCGCTTTTGGCGTTGATGATCATGTTCAGCTTCACTTTTTTTCCGTAAAAATGTT
This portion of the Cohnella abietis genome encodes:
- a CDS encoding alpha/beta hydrolase yields the protein MITLDFDSVKTQPQTSGTILWLCGWSMPDTIFDRTRELLPDFHHISVDYSDADSPEEMLLLTERAVKKLLYLDGEACRTKAFHGPLLIGGWSLGGLLALRLAIQGFADGLVLFGATAQFTRSKEESDLGWADIYVRKMITGLVKDRQGVESKFRQLMFTESEWKTHLGECLPSIGSWTNPALIAGLQVLRSEECLSQLKSITCPVFLVHGTEDSICPYGAALELIAQLPKAKLLTIPACGHAPFLGREDQIANELRRWWHEQQDK
- the bioF gene encoding 8-amino-7-oxononanoate synthase gives rise to the protein MYWMEKELELMADASLERSLRTSNSVSGSPGYTLRGEQVLLNMSSNDYLGLSQHPAILEVMREALLTEGAGSGASRHVTGNHMSYRRLEEALTDWQNCEAALVFANGYMANSGVISALVDRGDVVFSDKLNHASMVDGIVLSRAEHARYRHNDMEHLRTLLNKYRDKRRKLIVTDSVFSMDGDQAPLRVLAELKREYGAMLMVDEAHSGGIYGGRGEGLCHELGLQNDVDIHMGTFSKSFGVYGAYICGSRTLIRWLVNKARPLIYSTALPPSIVAGISKSLDLVQKEHWRRERLYAAAGLFRSSLCDAGFNIGAGNSPIVPLIVGDNDTALRFSRALEEEGIIAVAIRPPTVPDGTARIRFSLSAVHTDKELINAAERIHSIGLRLRVLSP
- the bioB gene encoding biotin synthase BioB codes for the protein MNTIAAEMDWLSLAQKALDGQCLTLEEGLAVLDADNDEVLLLMQAAFKVRKHFYGKKVKLNMIINAKSGLCPEDCGYCSQSIVSTAPVKKYTLLDKDTLLSGAREAMARKAGTYCIVAAGKGPTNKELDQVVEAVREIRQTMPLKICACLGILKDDQAERLAEAGVHRYNHNLNTSKANYPSITTTHTYDQRVETVEKVKLHGMSPCSGVIIGMGETNQEIVEMAYALRELDADSIPINFLNAIPGTPLEHAGRTPSMKALKVLALFRFICPSKEIRVAGGREVNLRTLQPLSLFAANSLFVGDYLTTAGQDVTADHQIIEDLGFEIELNAL